In the genome of Streptomyces sp. 846.5, the window ACGCTGCAGCAGCCGGAAGCCGAGCTCGGGGCGGGACTGCTCACGACCACGGAACATGATCGTGATCTTGACCTTGTCACCCTGCTTGAGGAACCGGACGACGTGACCCTTCTTGGTGTCGTAGTCGTGCGGGTCGATCTTCGGGCGGAGCTTCATCTCCTTGATGACCGTGTGCGCCTGGTTCTTGCGCGCCTCACGGGCCTTCAGGGCGGACTCGTACTTGAACTTGCCGTAGTCCATGAGCTTGCACACCGGCGGCCGGGCGGTCGCCGCGACCTCGACCAGGTCCAGGTCGTACTCCTGCGCAAGTTCCAGGGCCTTGGCAAGCGGCACGATGCCGACCTGCTCGCCGCTGGGACCGACGAGTCGCACCTCGGGGACGCGAATCCGGTCGTTGATGCGGGGCTCGGTGCTGATGGATCCTCCTCGGTTGCACCTCGTGGCTGCCGACGGCAGTCACGTGAACAGCGGACTTTTCACCGCCACACAGGACTTCATTCGTACCGCGGTGGGGATGCGCCGGGCGCAGCACCGCGGGCACGAAAAAAGCCCCGCATGACACACAGGCGGGGCTCCACGGAAACCGGGCGCGCAGCCGCGGAGCACATGTCCGCGATACGCGCTGAGCGATGCCGC includes:
- the infC gene encoding translation initiation factor IF-3, translating into MPSAATRCNRGGSISTEPRINDRIRVPEVRLVGPSGEQVGIVPLAKALELAQEYDLDLVEVAATARPPVCKLMDYGKFKYESALKAREARKNQAHTVIKEMKLRPKIDPHDYDTKKGHVVRFLKQGDKVKITIMFRGREQSRPELGFRLLQRLASDVEELGFIESNPKQDGRNMIMVLGPHKKKTEAMAEAREAAAARKADRQGRPAEDDEAPAAEQAPQEAAESAVATTLETAVPEAAEETVNAPVGDEVSDASEVAAK